The Metabacillus sediminilitoris genome window below encodes:
- a CDS encoding spore germination protein — translation MRMWRSKIRKTKKHAIESEKKEVYKSYENSAGHFTGDFTLDLELIRKEISHNSDVHFREFNIGRTGIRAAIIFVEGLSDKDLIDKHIMKSLMVDFFDELKEEPSYVKGAISKEFIKNQILSISEVKEVHHIKELIPKVLTGLTALLIDGLSDVFILGTTKANKRNIEEPVSEALVRGPRVGFTEILTDNTALLRRHGENVNLSLTKFQVGERAKKELAIAYMKEIADPELVEEVKKRIQKIDIDHVAESGYVEQLIEDNYLSPFPQVQSTERPDRVISALMEGRVAILLDGTPFALIAPVTFSMLLQSPEDYYERWIPGTLFRLLRFGAAIVTLFAPSLYISFISFHPGLIPSELAISIIGTREGVPFPSLIEALVMEIAIEILREAGLRLPKPIGPAMGIVGGLIIGEAAVQAGIVSNIMVIVVAITAISSFAIPSYSAGMPLRILRFVAMFSAALFGLYGIILFFLFLCSHLVKLKSFGVPYASPAVPYRLRDWKDFMVRMPLQMMKRRPKMLHTKDQIRKG, via the coding sequence ATGAGAATGTGGAGATCAAAAATCAGAAAAACAAAAAAACATGCAATTGAAAGTGAAAAAAAGGAAGTATATAAGTCTTATGAAAATTCAGCAGGTCATTTTACGGGCGATTTCACCTTGGATTTGGAACTTATCAGGAAAGAAATCAGTCATAACTCGGATGTGCACTTTCGGGAATTTAATATCGGCCGTACAGGCATTCGGGCGGCCATTATATTTGTAGAAGGACTGTCCGATAAAGATCTCATCGATAAACATATTATGAAATCATTAATGGTTGATTTTTTCGACGAATTAAAAGAGGAACCATCTTATGTGAAAGGAGCCATTTCAAAAGAGTTTATTAAAAATCAAATTCTTTCCATTAGTGAAGTAAAGGAAGTCCATCATATAAAAGAGTTGATACCAAAAGTATTGACAGGTTTGACAGCCCTTTTGATTGATGGATTATCAGATGTGTTTATTCTTGGTACAACCAAAGCAAACAAACGGAATATTGAAGAGCCGGTATCAGAAGCATTGGTCAGAGGTCCACGAGTTGGTTTCACTGAAATTTTAACCGATAATACCGCCCTTTTGCGACGCCATGGTGAAAATGTGAACTTATCATTAACTAAATTCCAAGTAGGAGAACGTGCAAAAAAAGAATTGGCCATCGCCTATATGAAAGAGATTGCTGACCCGGAATTAGTAGAAGAGGTAAAGAAAAGAATTCAGAAAATCGATATTGATCATGTAGCGGAATCAGGGTATGTAGAGCAACTGATCGAAGATAATTACCTCAGTCCCTTTCCTCAAGTACAAAGTACAGAGCGTCCCGACCGTGTAATCAGCGCATTGATGGAAGGACGAGTAGCAATCTTGTTAGATGGAACGCCTTTCGCTTTGATTGCTCCGGTTACGTTCAGCATGTTATTGCAATCGCCGGAAGATTATTATGAACGATGGATTCCCGGCACGCTCTTCCGTCTACTGCGTTTTGGAGCAGCTATTGTTACGTTGTTTGCACCTTCATTGTATATTTCTTTTATTTCGTTTCATCCAGGATTGATCCCAAGCGAGTTAGCCATTTCAATCATTGGAACAAGGGAAGGTGTTCCGTTTCCCTCATTAATAGAAGCACTGGTTATGGAAATAGCCATAGAAATTTTACGGGAAGCTGGGCTGCGCTTACCTAAACCCATTGGCCCAGCGATGGGGATTGTTGGCGGACTGATCATCGGTGAAGCAGCCGTACAAGCAGGGATTGTTAGTAATATTATGGTTATTGTAGTGGCAATAACCGCCATTTCTTCCTTTGCCATTCCGAGTTATAGTGCAGGGATGCCATTACGTATTCTTCGCTTTGTAGCCATGTTTAGTGCTGCATTGTTTGGATTGTACGGAATCATTCTGTTTTTCCTCTTTCTTTGCAGTCATTTGGTGAAACTGAAGAGTTTTGGTGTACCTTATGCAAGCCCTGCTGTACCTTATCGATTAAGGGATTGGAAAGATTTTATGGTTCGCATGCCACTTCAGATGATGAAACGTCGTCCGAAGATGTTGCATACGAAAGATCAAATTCGTAAAGGATAG
- a CDS encoding spore germination protein, which translates to MILSPKDRITTPQAAVVVINFILGSGILTLPRVSVEKVKTPDVWITVILGGLIAMMAGVIIVKLSQQFPEKTFYQYSGEIVGKWVGGLLSLLIVCYLLITSGFQVRSMVEVTGFYLLEGTPIWASTMPFIWIGLYLIIGGINPIARLFEIILPITVILFLLVAFMSFGIFEMDNLRPVLGLGVIPVLKGIKTTALAYTGFEIMLFLPAFMKHPNKAVKAVLVGISIPLIFYVITVIMVIGALSVDGVVTRTWPSLDLIRSFEIHGLIFERFESLLLVIWIMQIFSSFTISYYVAALGLAQLFKKNIQPFMFGLLPVIYFISMIPKNINDLFKLGDMVGYIAMYLFGLLPLLLLIVSRWKVGKHEAKL; encoded by the coding sequence ATGATACTCAGTCCGAAAGACCGAATAACCACTCCGCAAGCAGCTGTTGTCGTCATCAATTTTATCCTCGGATCAGGGATCCTCACTCTGCCCAGGGTATCTGTGGAAAAGGTAAAAACACCGGATGTTTGGATTACCGTTATTTTAGGGGGGCTAATCGCGATGATGGCAGGGGTGATCATAGTGAAATTAAGCCAACAGTTTCCCGAAAAAACCTTTTATCAATATAGTGGAGAAATAGTAGGAAAATGGGTAGGCGGGCTGCTCAGTCTCCTAATTGTATGTTATTTATTAATAACTTCCGGGTTTCAAGTACGTTCAATGGTGGAAGTAACAGGCTTTTATTTACTGGAAGGCACCCCCATATGGGCAAGCACCATGCCATTTATTTGGATAGGTCTCTATTTGATCATTGGAGGCATCAATCCGATCGCCCGTCTGTTTGAAATTATATTACCTATTACGGTCATTCTTTTTTTGCTGGTTGCCTTTATGAGTTTCGGAATATTTGAGATGGATAATCTCCGTCCAGTATTAGGATTGGGAGTCATACCAGTGCTAAAAGGGATAAAGACAACGGCTCTCGCCTATACAGGTTTTGAAATCATGTTGTTCCTTCCGGCATTTATGAAACATCCAAATAAAGCAGTAAAAGCTGTTTTAGTCGGAATATCCATACCCTTGATCTTTTATGTAATAACCGTCATTATGGTTATCGGAGCGTTATCCGTCGATGGAGTGGTCACAAGAACGTGGCCGTCCCTTGATCTTATAAGAAGTTTTGAAATCCACGGCTTGATCTTTGAAAGGTTTGAGTCTTTGTTGCTCGTGATATGGATCATGCAAATATTTTCTTCATTTACCATCAGTTACTATGTGGCTGCTTTGGGGCTGGCTCAACTCTTCAAAAAGAACATTCAACCATTTATGTTTGGATTGCTTCCAGTTATTTACTTTATCTCTATGATTCCGAAAAATATTAATGACCTATTTAAACTCGGCGATATGGTTGGCTATATCGCAATGTATTTATTTGGTTTACTACCGTTGCTACTTCTCATTGTTTCAAGATGGAAGGTGGGAAAGCATGAAGCAAAGCTATAA
- a CDS encoding Ger(x)C family spore germination protein: protein MKQSYNNLRSLKRMLSVILLLFLTGCWSSHEIEELGLTVGLALDEGKESTTEKELKEQGGEYNQTEKITVTYQFVNPKGTGSESKGGGSQQKPYLNISETGDSIHQMTREFSLRGSRPMFSPHLKVIVISEDLVRKYSLEQLLDQFLRDNEIRPSCLVVISKGRAIETLESNESGEIPAFRLIGISDNEDRTTRILPPMSLAKLEGKMQSGSSFLLQNVISTNGEVKFSGAAVITGKTKQLLGFLNEEELDGLTWITGKGKGGLVKNFDQETNQPFIYEVKSMKSKITPHINGNNISFDVKIESEGRLSENWVVSGENSGKNFLKRAEKAAEEEVNRLVNNVGGKMQKDYQVDVAGFGNRLRIEHPKVWEKVKEDWDQTFSEVPIEYNVKLTIIDYGASSFKK, encoded by the coding sequence ATGAAGCAAAGCTATAACAATTTACGGTCTCTAAAACGTATGCTTTCTGTTATATTACTCCTGTTTCTTACAGGATGCTGGAGCAGTCATGAAATTGAAGAATTAGGTTTAACTGTAGGTTTGGCATTAGATGAAGGAAAAGAGTCAACAACTGAGAAAGAATTAAAGGAACAAGGAGGGGAATATAACCAAACAGAAAAAATAACCGTGACTTATCAATTCGTTAACCCAAAAGGAACAGGTTCGGAGAGTAAGGGAGGGGGATCGCAACAAAAACCTTACTTAAATATTTCTGAAACCGGTGATTCCATCCATCAAATGACTCGAGAATTTTCATTGAGAGGTTCTCGCCCCATGTTCAGTCCACACCTTAAAGTGATCGTTATTAGTGAGGATCTTGTGCGTAAGTATAGTTTGGAACAATTACTTGATCAATTTCTCCGTGATAATGAGATTAGACCAAGCTGTCTTGTTGTCATTAGCAAGGGGCGAGCAATCGAGACGCTGGAATCAAACGAATCAGGAGAAATTCCAGCGTTTCGTTTGATTGGAATTTCAGATAATGAGGATCGAACAACAAGGATTTTGCCTCCTATGTCTCTCGCTAAATTAGAGGGCAAGATGCAATCAGGATCTAGTTTTCTTTTGCAAAATGTAATTTCGACGAACGGAGAAGTTAAATTTTCAGGAGCTGCCGTGATTACAGGAAAGACAAAACAGCTGCTTGGTTTTTTGAATGAAGAGGAATTGGATGGCTTAACATGGATAACTGGAAAGGGAAAAGGCGGTTTGGTGAAAAACTTTGATCAAGAGACAAATCAGCCATTTATTTACGAGGTAAAGTCTATGAAAAGCAAAATCACACCTCATATTAATGGGAACAACATCTCTTTTGATGTAAAAATCGAATCAGAAGGGCGTCTTTCTGAAAATTGGGTGGTTTCGGGGGAAAATTCCGGAAAAAATTTTTTAAAAAGGGCTGAAAAAGCGGCTGAAGAAGAAGTGAATCGATTGGTAAATAATGTAGGAGGAAAAATGCAAAAGGATTACCAAGTCGACGTTGCCGGCTTCGGAAATCGATTGAGAATTGAACATCCTAAAGTATGGGAAAAAGTCAAAGAAGATTGGGACCAAACATTTAGTGAAGTTCCAATCGAATACAACGTGAAATTAACTATTATAGATTATGGGGCGTCAAGCTTCAAAAAGTGA
- a CDS encoding ABC transporter substrate-binding protein translates to MKKKLTLILSTMLLLLLSACGQTASNEAKSTNEEKADNKETRIASLSIHLTNDLLALGIKPVGSVVGGELKDFLPHVKDQLKDTTKLGPAKDPDMEVLLELSPSVIYLDKEFAGQDVSKYEKIASVEVFDLDEGTWRDHLRSIGKLVDREQQAEHFIADYEKQTKEVRTLFKNKLGEDSKVMAIRVTAKELRVFSTKRPMGPMLFEDLGLKPAKGIQELDSKQPYEVISQEVLPDFDADAIFVVVNKDDEAQTAFKQLQESPIWKGLKAVKGNHVYVVPDQPWLDYSALGNKMAMDQAKEIFSK, encoded by the coding sequence ATGAAAAAGAAACTTACCCTTATATTAAGTACAATGTTGTTACTTTTATTGTCAGCTTGTGGACAAACCGCTTCAAATGAAGCTAAATCAACTAACGAAGAGAAAGCAGATAATAAAGAAACTAGAATTGCTTCCCTCTCTATTCACTTAACAAATGATTTACTTGCATTAGGGATCAAGCCCGTCGGTTCTGTCGTAGGCGGAGAATTAAAAGATTTTCTTCCACATGTAAAGGATCAGTTGAAAGATACAACAAAGCTTGGACCTGCTAAAGATCCAGACATGGAAGTATTGCTCGAATTGAGTCCTTCTGTGATCTATCTTGATAAAGAATTTGCAGGACAAGATGTATCCAAATATGAAAAAATTGCATCCGTTGAAGTATTTGATCTTGATGAAGGGACCTGGAGGGATCATTTAAGGTCGATTGGTAAACTTGTTGACCGAGAGCAGCAAGCTGAACATTTTATTGCTGATTATGAAAAACAAACAAAAGAAGTACGCACTTTATTTAAAAATAAACTTGGTGAAGATAGTAAAGTAATGGCTATTCGTGTTACAGCAAAAGAGTTACGAGTATTCAGTACAAAACGTCCAATGGGCCCGATGTTATTCGAAGATTTAGGTTTAAAACCTGCTAAAGGTATTCAGGAACTTGATTCAAAGCAGCCTTACGAAGTGATTTCCCAAGAAGTTCTTCCAGACTTTGATGCTGATGCTATATTTGTTGTTGTTAATAAAGATGACGAAGCTCAAACAGCTTTCAAACAGTTACAAGAGTCACCTATTTGGAAAGGGTTAAAAGCAGTAAAAGGTAATCATGTTTACGTAGTTCCAGATCAACCTTGGCTTGACTATTCAGCATTAGGAAATAAAATGGCAATGGATCAAGCAAAAGAAATTTTTTCGAAATAA
- a CDS encoding FecCD family ABC transporter permease, translating to MKYQDQANLDNKRAYTVALVLILISITIVLISLNTGSLQIAPLKVIQTLFGYGDYKSSLVLFEYRMPRILITMLGGIGLGISGAILQGLSRNPLAEPGILGLHSGASFGLILFVTYFHSLDDHAAILIPLFTFLGGFLTAFIIILLTYDRTKGLLPIRLILTGIAVSAGFSAVTLFLSLRLDEETYTFASRWLVGNVWGRDWIHVTALFPWILVLAPFAWSQSRTLNVLSLGDDIAAGLGTSVQGQRLLMLATAVGLSCASVAMVGGIGFIGLVAPHLARRLVGPMYQHLLPVAGLIGMVILVLADTVGRSIFQPNAIPAGVIVAAIGAPYFLYLLIKTK from the coding sequence GTGAAATACCAAGACCAAGCCAATTTAGACAACAAGAGAGCCTATACTGTTGCACTAGTATTAATTCTGATTAGTATTACTATTGTTTTAATTAGTTTGAATACAGGGTCTTTGCAGATTGCTCCACTAAAAGTGATCCAAACCCTTTTTGGTTACGGTGATTATAAAAGTTCTTTAGTGTTGTTTGAATACCGTATGCCCCGAATCCTGATTACTATGTTGGGCGGGATCGGCCTAGGGATTTCTGGTGCGATCTTACAAGGATTATCCCGTAACCCTTTGGCAGAACCAGGAATTTTAGGGTTACATTCAGGTGCCTCATTTGGTCTTATTCTTTTTGTTACATATTTTCATTCATTAGATGATCATGCTGCCATTCTTATCCCGTTATTTACTTTTTTAGGTGGATTTTTAACTGCTTTTATTATTATTTTACTTACTTATGACCGAACCAAGGGTTTACTGCCTATCCGACTTATTCTCACAGGAATTGCGGTTTCAGCGGGTTTTAGTGCAGTTACGCTTTTCCTATCCCTTCGTCTTGATGAAGAAACGTACACATTTGCTTCAAGATGGCTGGTAGGAAATGTTTGGGGAAGAGACTGGATACATGTAACGGCCCTTTTTCCCTGGATTCTTGTCTTAGCACCTTTTGCTTGGTCTCAATCTAGAACATTAAATGTCTTATCTTTAGGGGATGACATTGCAGCTGGGCTTGGTACCTCTGTTCAAGGACAACGCTTGCTTATGCTGGCAACAGCTGTCGGTTTATCCTGTGCTAGTGTAGCAATGGTAGGCGGCATTGGTTTTATTGGTCTAGTCGCCCCCCATCTTGCACGTCGTCTTGTTGGCCCGATGTATCAGCATCTTCTACCTGTCGCAGGACTCATCGGGATGGTCATATTAGTACTCGCAGATACAGTGGGACGCTCAATATTCCAACCCAATGCGATTCCCGCAGGTGTAATTGTTGCAGCAATAGGAGCCCCTTATTTTCTTTATTTATTAATAAAAACAAAATAA